The genomic stretch CGATCAACTGAAACATCTTCTGGAGGTTCCGGTTCCGGCAATCGCTCACGCCCCCCCTGATCGCTTCGGCCTTCGGTACCCTCATCAGGCCGGGGTTCCGGAACCCGAACAGGTCAGGGCGTTTCACGACAAGAATTGAGCAACTACCCGAATAATCAGCATGAATCAGGGTGTTTACAAGCGCTTCACGCAGGGCCTCATGAACCGGGGTCTCTTCGACTCTCTCGTCGCCTTTCAGTTGAAAAGGCACCTTCAGGTCGCTTGAGAGTCGCTTCATGACAATGCGGTAAAAATCATACAGATTCCCCGACCACGACCCATCAAGTGTGACCCGATCGACCCAGCGGGTTTCGGGCGTCTCCCGCTCCTGATAGTCCACGATGTATGTGGGAACAGCATCGAGGATCGATCGGAACTTCCCGAACATCAGCAGCCCTGCGAGCGTGAGCGCCTCCTTTCCGGTCTGTCGATCCCGTGCCCATCCACCAATCTGCCGGAGGAACTCCGGGTCGTTGCACTCATTGAACGGGTGATCCGGCTTGCGATTGGAGAACTGCTGCCGGTAGATCCGAAACGACTCTCTATCAAGATCGTCAAGACCATAGTATTCCAGGATAACAGCATCGCGGGTGTCGTTCGCCTGCTCACCAAGCATCTGCTTCACAAGGTCAGGCGGACACCGGTAGTCCCCCTCGTTATTGCGCCGGTATGTTCCCATCAAGGGGTTCTGCCCGATGTATACCGGGCGCTGTTTCCGAGAAGCTTGAGGTATCCGAACAAGTACCACTGTCTTCTCCTCAACATGGACTGGTGTAATGTCCCGGTTCTGGAGGAGGTTGACACTCACCTTATTTGGGTTATTCAGGGAATTCCAGATGTCCTGTATGATCTTCTGGCGATCGGGCAGGTCATGGAAGAGAACGCCGTTCCGTGTTTCTTCCGCGCCGAGGATAATATAACCACCTTCCGTATTCGCCATCGCAGAATACGTCTCCCAGAATGAGCCGGGGAGTTCTCCCTTGCCGCTCTTCCCCCGTGCAGTCTTCAACTCGACGTCAAAGCCCTCCTGCAACGACGCCAGATCAAAGAAGTCCCTGCTCATGCGCAGCCGTTTCCCACCAGAGCGAGTTTTACCGTGGCCATACCCTCCAAAAAGTCCTCAATCATTAAAATAGGATCTCTGTTAGAGATTTCCTCTTTACAAATACAATTATCCACCGGCTTCAAAAGGCTTTTCATATGGGTGCCTGAATCTCCTACTATGACCCACTGGATCGCCTCCTCCAACCGGGACAACCAGAAGATCCTCGATGCGAAGCACATCTGGGGAGTTCCAAAACGGAACAAAACCCTCATGCAGCGGGTGAAGCCCGGCGACACCATCCTCGTATACGTCCGGCAGGAGAAAGAGGACGACACGATCCTCCCCTCCGCGATAACCAGCGCCTACGAGATCGTCTCCGAGCCCTACATAGACCACTCCCGCCTCTTCGTCACCCCGCCGCAGATGGGCGACGAGGTCTTCCCCTACCGCATGAAGGTCCGGCCGGTCGCAGTCTTTGCCGAACCCCTTGAGTTCAAGCCGCTGATTCAAGACCTCACATTCATCACGAACAAGACGATGTGGAGCGGCCACCTCAGGATAGCCATGCGCGAGATCCCGGATGAGGACTACCGGCTCATCCTCAGGCGGGCAGGAGTGGAGGCGTAACCGATGTCCGAGATCACCGGCGTCACCTTCCCCGTCCCAAAACATCTCATGCCCCGGTTCTTCAAGGACAAAAAGACCGTCTTCATCAAGCCCGCCACCGTCTTCAAGGAACTCCGGAGCGGCATGAAACTCGTCTTCTACCAGTCCCACGAGGATACCGGCTACGTCGGGGAGGCGACGATCAAGCGGATCGTCATCGACGACGACCCCCTCGCGTTCTTCGAGACCTTCGGGGATGCGGTCTTCCTGACGAAAGAGGAGGCAAAAGCCTACGTCGCGAGCCAGGAACGGTGGCGGGGGATCCGGGTCAGGAAGGAGGCGCCCCGAAAGCGGCCCTGGATGGCCCTCGAACTTGAGGGTATCCGGAAGTACGATACGGTGAAGAAGCCGGAGCGGTTTGTGCCGGTCGGGGGAAGGTATCTGCGGGCGTAAAATTTATGGGCAATATCCCGAATCGATATGCTGGACCGAGACCAGCTGCACTCTCCTGATCCCACACCTCTAGGGCCTATTCCTTGGCGAGTTTTTTATGAGGCTGCACGGAGTTGTATGCTGCCTCAAATGCAGCAAAATAGTCCGCAATCTCGCCTTGCAAGCGCTCGCAAGTTGAGCATCCACAAAACCTGATAGCGAGATCGCCGGTTCCCACACGGTGCATGGCCGTATAGCGATAACCAAAGGGTTGTCGTTCGAACTCGCAGGCAAAGATGCTCTCGATGTTTTCGGTTTTATGAACAGTTTGTGGAGCCGTGAACTACCCCGCCCTGAAGGGCGTGGCTTCCTGCTTCATAGACAACACTTGCATCACAGCAATGTGATGTAGCGGTATCATCTCCACAGGCTCAAAGGGCTGTTCCATCCCCACGCGGTGAATATTCACCGCAGCATTGTAATCTCGATCCGCAACAAACCCACAATATGGGCATTCATGAACTCTCTCAGAGAGGCTCTTTTTCACGATGCTTCCACAGTTCGAGCATATCTGCGATGTATTCCGGGGATCGACTTTGATGAGATTGGTACCAGCACTTTCAGCCTTGTACGATAGATAAAAATAGAATCGTCCCCATGAAGCATCGTGAATGCTCCTGTGTAGTCCCGGAGAGTTGCCGTTCTCTTTCAGATACTTGATATTCAGGTCTTCAACACAGATCGTTGCATAGGTATCAACGTACCGACGCGAAAGTTTGTGCAGGAAATCGTTCTTCTGGTTCGTGATATGTTCATACGCCTTCTCCAGTTTCCCTTTTGCCTTCTTCCAGTTTTTCGAGAACCGTTGTTTCCGGGCAATACTCTGGTGTAACTTCTTGATCCGGTCAAGTGAGTGCTCAGAGAACCGGGGATTCTCGATCACTGCACCATCGCTATCGACTGCAAACGAGCTCAGACCGAGATCGATCCCGACCGATCGTCCCTCTCTCTTCGGTTCGGAGACCTCCTGCTCTGCCTGAACGATCACGTACCATCGATCCCCGCGACGGGTGATCAGGACGCCCTTCACCGTGCCAGCGTACGGGCGGTGCATTGTGAACGGAATCGCTCCGATCTTCGAGAACGTAATCGAACTATGTTCCCGGTCGATCTTGAACCCGGACTGGTTGTAGTTGAGCGTCCGATACCGGCATGCGCTCTTGAACCGGAGTTTGCCGATCTTCCGTCCCCTCTTCTTTGTTTGGGAGAGAGCGGCGATGTTACTCCAGAGGGTATAATTCACCATCTGGAGCACCTTGGAATACACGCCCTTCAGAAATGGATTCTCCTCTTTCAGCGTGACGATCCGCGCCTGTGTTCCTCGCATCGTCGGAGTGATCCCGTGCTCCCGCGCGGTAGTACATTCTTCGAGAAGTGTGTTGTAGAGCCACCTACAGGTATCGAGCGCACTGTTCAGCCGTGTCTCGGTGGTTGCGCCGGGATACGCCCGGTACTTGTAGGAGAGGAGCATCGACGCTGTAAATACGTTGGAGGACGAGATAGACGTTATCCATGCGGGGTGAAAGTGAATTGGGAAGGGGGCTCCGCTTTCATCCCCGGCCTGAAGACCGGGGACTTCCCGCTCCGCCCCCTTCACCCCCGAAAGTTAAATTCGATGAATTTTTCAAGGTACGTCAGAATTCGTGGTATGTGGATAAGGTTTCCGCATCCACCACAGAAAAGTCCCCCACCGATATTGTATTCACCGCAATGAGGACATTTTATCGGGTAATGAAAATACCTCTCGCGATCCATA from Methanoculleus chikugoensis encodes the following:
- a CDS encoding DUF365 domain-containing protein: MSEITGVTFPVPKHLMPRFFKDKKTVFIKPATVFKELRSGMKLVFYQSHEDTGYVGEATIKRIVIDDDPLAFFETFGDAVFLTKEEAKAYVASQERWRGIRVRKEAPRKRPWMALELEGIRKYDTVKKPERFVPVGGRYLRA
- a CDS encoding RNA-binding domain-containing protein, producing the protein MSRDFFDLASLQEGFDVELKTARGKSGKGELPGSFWETYSAMANTEGGYIILGAEETRNGVLFHDLPDRQKIIQDIWNSLNNPNKVSVNLLQNRDITPVHVEEKTVVLVRIPQASRKQRPVYIGQNPLMGTYRRNNEGDYRCPPDLVKQMLGEQANDTRDAVILEYYGLDDLDRESFRIYRQQFSNRKPDHPFNECNDPEFLRQIGGWARDRQTGKEALTLAGLLMFGKFRSILDAVPTYIVDYQERETPETRWVDRVTLDGSWSGNLYDFYRIVMKRLSSDLKVPFQLKGDERVEETPVHEALREALVNTLIHADYSGSCSILVVKRPDLFGFRNPGLMRVPKAEAIRGGVSDCRNRNLQKMFQLIGLGEQAGSGFLKIYRNWQLQHWREPVLEERHESNQTVFILKMISLVPEKAVDDLKAELGESFSKLGEIERLALLTAHCEGCVNHGRLKEVTKAHPHDITVALHSLVEKGLLISEGSGRNTFYYRPGRHPMGDEMFGAGGICSKSNSEHLIESSEHLVTSSEHLPRNSEHLDTLREIAEPVRSLRKAPKEVVEATILQLCKEDFLTLDELADLLNRRKDSLRNHYINPMLEDGRIEAKYKNIRNHPRQGYRTVALTENVE
- a CDS encoding RNA-guided endonuclease InsQ/TnpB family protein; this translates as MLLSYKYRAYPGATTETRLNSALDTCRWLYNTLLEECTTAREHGITPTMRGTQARIVTLKEENPFLKGVYSKVLQMVNYTLWSNIAALSQTKKRGRKIGKLRFKSACRYRTLNYNQSGFKIDREHSSITFSKIGAIPFTMHRPYAGTVKGVLITRRGDRWYVIVQAEQEVSEPKREGRSVGIDLGLSSFAVDSDGAVIENPRFSEHSLDRIKKLHQSIARKQRFSKNWKKAKGKLEKAYEHITNQKNDFLHKLSRRYVDTYATICVEDLNIKYLKENGNSPGLHRSIHDASWGRFYFYLSYKAESAGTNLIKVDPRNTSQICSNCGSIVKKSLSERVHECPYCGFVADRDYNAAVNIHRVGMEQPFEPVEMIPLHHIAVMQVLSMKQEATPFRAG
- a CDS encoding EVE domain-containing protein, yielding MTHWIASSNRDNQKILDAKHIWGVPKRNKTLMQRVKPGDTILVYVRQEKEDDTILPSAITSAYEIVSEPYIDHSRLFVTPPQMGDEVFPYRMKVRPVAVFAEPLEFKPLIQDLTFITNKTMWSGHLRIAMREIPDEDYRLILRRAGVEA